A part of Larkinella insperata genomic DNA contains:
- the nfi gene encoding deoxyribonuclease V (cleaves DNA at apurinic or apyrimidinic sites) produces MASYQLLHDWTVTPTEAVALQQQLRHQIRIEPLTKPVETIAGCDISFNKFEETVYAGIVVLELATLQVIEEAGVISSATFPYIPGLLSFREIPSLLEAWAKLRTEPDVVMFDGQGIAHPRRIGIASHGGLFLDRPTFGCAKSVLVGKYDEPAPERGAWSPMKHYGETIGAALRTKNKVNPVYVSSGHRIDFQTAIDLTLRCDGGYRIPEPTRRAHNLVNALRRGERAPS; encoded by the coding sequence ATGGCAAGCTACCAACTCCTCCACGACTGGACCGTTACCCCCACCGAAGCCGTGGCCCTGCAACAGCAACTGCGGCACCAGATTCGGATTGAACCGCTGACCAAACCGGTCGAGACGATTGCGGGCTGCGATATTTCGTTCAATAAGTTCGAGGAGACGGTGTATGCCGGGATTGTGGTGTTAGAACTGGCGACCTTGCAGGTGATCGAAGAAGCGGGCGTAATCAGTTCAGCGACTTTCCCGTACATTCCCGGTTTGCTGTCGTTCCGCGAAATACCGTCGCTGCTCGAAGCCTGGGCAAAACTCAGGACCGAACCCGATGTGGTGATGTTCGACGGGCAGGGCATTGCCCACCCGCGCCGGATCGGAATTGCCTCCCACGGCGGTTTGTTTCTGGACCGGCCTACATTCGGATGCGCCAAGTCGGTGTTGGTGGGTAAGTACGACGAACCGGCACCGGAGCGGGGCGCCTGGTCGCCCATGAAGCACTACGGCGAAACCATCGGCGCGGCTTTGCGGACGAAAAATAAGGTCAATCCCGTCTACGTTTCGTCCGGCCATCGGATCGACTTCCAGACGGCCATCGACCTGACCCTGCGCTGCGATGGCGGCTACCGCATCCCCGAACCCACCCGCCGGGCGCACAACCTCGTCAATGCCCTGCGCCGGGGCGAGCGAGCCCCGAGTTAA
- a CDS encoding serine hydrolase, translating to MKNLIRLILSLLVCIPLVPVGAQQRPNPKTTVQKLEEYLTVSAHLHRFNGTALVAQKGTVLLKKGFGWRDVDRKIPNDTNSLYQLGSITKTFTGAVVLQLQEEKKLSLNDKLTKYLPDYPQGDQITLEQLFFHTSGIYDFKSILYGPDSVRVTRPVAKEWVVAQFKDKPLAAPPGTAVNYTNSGYYLLGLIVEKITGKPFETVVRERFLKPLQLTRTGFDFINLKDRGKTTGYTFRKDSVLVKTLIVDSTVAYAAGGLYSSVGDLYRWSRVVQNRQLLKPETWEAALTPPNQGHWGYGWGISYFAEGKKLIYQNGNIYGFATFYVQVPEDDVVVILLCNVDDASDLTTLDPIATDVLKIVYEEPYKLPINRKVVRVDETVLRQYAGTYRLDAARTIAITYETGSLFLQVTGQPKFELFAESPTRFFLKAVDAQLTFFKDAAGKVTQVVVHQGGDHVAKRL from the coding sequence ATGAAAAACCTTATTCGACTCATACTCAGTTTGCTGGTCTGTATACCATTGGTCCCGGTCGGGGCGCAGCAGCGGCCAAATCCGAAAACGACGGTCCAAAAGTTAGAAGAATACCTGACGGTTTCGGCTCATCTACACCGCTTCAACGGCACGGCGCTGGTGGCTCAGAAAGGCACGGTTCTACTCAAAAAGGGCTTCGGCTGGCGGGATGTTGACCGTAAAATTCCCAATGATACCAACAGCCTCTACCAACTCGGTTCGATCACCAAGACGTTTACCGGGGCGGTCGTTCTGCAATTGCAGGAAGAAAAAAAACTGTCGCTGAACGACAAGCTGACGAAGTATTTGCCGGACTATCCGCAGGGCGATCAGATCACGCTGGAACAGTTGTTTTTCCACACGTCCGGTATTTATGATTTCAAGAGCATCCTCTACGGCCCGGACAGCGTTCGGGTGACGCGGCCGGTTGCCAAAGAATGGGTGGTGGCTCAGTTTAAAGACAAGCCACTGGCGGCCCCGCCGGGAACGGCCGTCAATTACACCAACTCCGGGTATTATTTGCTGGGCCTGATCGTCGAAAAAATAACCGGCAAACCGTTTGAAACCGTCGTGCGCGAACGGTTTTTGAAACCCCTGCAACTGACCCGGACGGGTTTTGATTTTATCAATCTGAAAGACCGTGGAAAAACAACGGGGTACACATTCCGGAAAGATTCGGTGCTGGTTAAAACGCTGATTGTTGATTCCACCGTGGCTTACGCGGCCGGTGGCCTGTACAGTTCGGTGGGGGATTTATACCGCTGGTCGCGGGTGGTGCAAAACCGTCAGCTCCTCAAACCGGAAACCTGGGAAGCGGCCCTGACGCCACCAAACCAGGGACATTGGGGTTACGGCTGGGGCATCAGTTACTTTGCCGAAGGGAAAAAGCTTATTTATCAGAACGGTAACATCTACGGTTTTGCAACGTTCTACGTACAGGTGCCCGAGGATGACGTGGTAGTGATTCTGTTGTGCAATGTCGACGATGCGTCGGACCTGACGACGCTGGACCCGATTGCAACGGACGTGCTGAAAATTGTCTACGAGGAACCGTATAAGTTGCCAATCAACCGGAAGGTTGTTCGGGTCGATGAAACCGTCCTGCGGCAGTATGCGGGCACCTACAGGCTGGATGCCGCGCGTACGATCGCCATCACCTACGAAACCGGAAGTCTCTTTCTGCAGGTGACTGGGCAACCCAAATTTGAGTTGTTTGCCGAGAGCCCAACCCGGTTTTTCCTCAAAGCCGTGGATGCGCAACTAACCTTCTTCAAAGACGCTGCCGGGAAGGTGACGCAAGTGGTTGTCCATCAGGGTGGAGATCACGTTGCCAAGCGCCTGTAA
- a CDS encoding carboxypeptidase-like regulatory domain-containing protein, with amino-acid sequence MPYLAHFFYRLLSGISFALFTLFARAQSGSLTLAGKVVSQATGEPIPSANITVVGRTAGAVTNDNGAFRLTIPSVSASDSLRISSVGFRSVTRKIPEVGRQKLTIRLKPAAVTLDEVRVRARRKTAVDILREAVAAIPRNYDTTSRQLTALYREDQQFDAQPVVSSEAVLSVYKAAYNQAEIKDGLKLIKGRKKEYDRAIHKLPLIINLSNGARNLLLYSDFVKLASHKRNIINERNFKYYDFTLSTLKGDRLMYLITFKPGKRKRKAFGTGKLYIDAQTMVFVRAEFQMTQAGVDAENKRQWLLKKLASAVHRMNLKFTGLKEVVTYSQPEGSGQWNLSHAERQYSFQIDSRSRNLIEKAWEVATRFTITEVGPKGVLPFTEANLAENQSPFSSLVNNESNLNSWESNLTPQQPATHSGLPEPPRAVSKPDSSKNRVGNPVGNRQNGFTRADTLRGKLTPLRSNYDVTFYDLAVKVDIADQAISGTNKMRFRVLAALDKLQVDLYANMAIHRIQHAGKPLTYTREHDAVFVQFPETLQAGSEHELEIEYAGKPQVPDLAVPMMGGFLWEKDRDGNPWVQVVCQGSGASLWWPNKDHLSDEPDSMRIRVTVPGKLMNISNGRLVGKTALPGNWTQYDWYVSYPINNYNVTLNIGKYAHRRETYGPDSLTLNYYYMPYNAEQFRWVFDGVKPMLATLEKHYGNYPFPRDGFTLMESLYPMEHQSAVSFGKLPARRPDSLTAADSLALMKLVWHEVSHEWWGNNVSCRDMADLWIHEAFATYSEGFYLDSVVEDGELGYVASLLPQVIGREPIIGVRDVNHIHYEIGDLYAKGALVLYTLRHTLRNDSLWAAMLKDIQERFRLQTVSTKDLIDYLNERTCADYTPFFDQYLNHTAPPTLQVKLVEKPQALVVNYRWQTDVPNFRMPILVTQKPDQFEFITPTNDWQTMTLPNMTADDFEADEIRFYVNIEEIEPEFLKQ; translated from the coding sequence ATGCCATATTTAGCCCATTTCTTCTACCGCCTTCTGTCGGGAATCTCTTTTGCACTTTTTACCTTGTTTGCCCGGGCCCAATCCGGCTCCCTGACGCTGGCCGGAAAGGTTGTCAGCCAGGCCACCGGCGAGCCAATCCCTTCGGCAAACATCACGGTTGTCGGGCGAACCGCCGGGGCGGTGACGAATGACAATGGCGCATTCCGGCTCACGATTCCGTCGGTGTCTGCCTCCGATAGCCTACGGATTTCGAGTGTCGGGTTTCGGTCCGTGACCCGGAAAATTCCGGAAGTTGGGCGGCAAAAGCTGACCATTCGGCTGAAACCGGCCGCCGTGACGCTGGACGAAGTGCGGGTGCGAGCCCGCCGGAAAACCGCCGTCGACATTCTGCGAGAAGCCGTAGCCGCCATACCGCGCAATTACGATACGACCTCCAGGCAGCTAACGGCTTTATACCGGGAAGACCAGCAATTTGACGCTCAACCGGTTGTTTCCAGCGAAGCGGTGCTGTCCGTCTACAAAGCGGCCTACAACCAGGCCGAAATCAAAGATGGCCTGAAGTTGATTAAAGGCCGGAAAAAAGAGTATGACCGGGCCATTCATAAACTTCCGCTCATCATCAACTTAAGCAACGGAGCGCGGAATTTGCTTCTATACAGCGATTTTGTAAAGCTGGCTTCGCATAAACGCAACATCATTAACGAACGAAATTTCAAGTACTACGATTTTACGCTGAGCACCCTCAAAGGCGACCGGCTGATGTATCTCATCACGTTTAAACCGGGTAAACGGAAGCGAAAAGCGTTTGGTACGGGTAAGCTATACATTGACGCTCAAACGATGGTGTTTGTCCGGGCCGAATTTCAGATGACGCAAGCGGGCGTTGACGCGGAGAACAAGCGGCAGTGGCTTCTAAAGAAGCTGGCGTCGGCGGTGCACAGAATGAATTTGAAGTTTACGGGGCTCAAAGAAGTGGTGACCTACAGCCAGCCCGAGGGGTCGGGCCAGTGGAACCTGAGCCATGCCGAGCGGCAATACAGCTTTCAGATTGACAGCAGATCACGAAATCTAATCGAAAAAGCCTGGGAGGTAGCAACCCGTTTCACCATCACGGAAGTAGGACCCAAAGGCGTATTGCCGTTTACGGAGGCCAATTTGGCCGAAAACCAGAGCCCCTTCAGCTCCCTGGTCAACAACGAGAGTAACCTGAATTCCTGGGAAAGTAACCTTACCCCGCAGCAGCCGGCGACCCATTCCGGGCTACCCGAACCGCCAAGAGCCGTCTCGAAACCGGACTCGTCAAAAAACCGGGTTGGAAACCCGGTTGGAAATCGGCAGAACGGCTTTACCCGGGCCGACACGCTGCGGGGCAAACTGACGCCATTGCGCAGCAACTACGACGTGACCTTCTACGACCTGGCTGTGAAAGTAGACATTGCCGACCAGGCCATCAGCGGAACCAATAAAATGCGCTTTCGGGTGCTGGCTGCGCTGGATAAACTCCAGGTGGATTTATACGCCAATATGGCGATTCACCGGATTCAGCACGCCGGAAAGCCGCTTACCTACACGCGGGAACATGATGCGGTTTTTGTGCAGTTTCCGGAAACCTTACAAGCGGGCAGCGAGCACGAACTGGAAATTGAGTACGCCGGAAAACCGCAGGTGCCGGATTTAGCCGTGCCGATGATGGGCGGTTTTCTATGGGAAAAGGACCGGGACGGCAATCCGTGGGTGCAGGTGGTTTGTCAGGGGTCGGGCGCCAGCCTGTGGTGGCCCAACAAAGACCACCTGTCCGACGAACCCGACAGCATGCGAATCCGCGTGACCGTTCCGGGAAAACTGATGAATATTTCCAACGGGCGGCTGGTGGGCAAAACCGCCCTGCCGGGCAACTGGACGCAATATGACTGGTACGTTAGTTACCCGATCAACAATTACAACGTGACCCTGAACATTGGGAAATACGCCCACCGGCGGGAGACTTACGGCCCGGATTCGCTGACGCTGAATTACTATTATATGCCCTACAATGCGGAACAGTTTCGCTGGGTTTTCGACGGCGTTAAACCGATGCTGGCGACGCTGGAAAAGCACTACGGCAACTACCCGTTCCCGCGCGACGGCTTTACGCTGATGGAATCACTGTATCCGATGGAGCACCAGAGCGCCGTATCGTTTGGGAAGCTGCCCGCCCGCCGGCCCGATTCGCTGACGGCGGCCGATAGCCTGGCTTTGATGAAACTGGTCTGGCACGAAGTGTCGCACGAATGGTGGGGCAACAACGTCAGTTGCCGCGACATGGCCGACCTGTGGATTCACGAAGCGTTTGCGACGTATTCGGAAGGGTTTTACCTGGATTCGGTGGTCGAGGACGGTGAGTTAGGGTATGTCGCTTCGTTGTTACCGCAGGTCATCGGTCGGGAACCCATCATCGGCGTTCGCGATGTAAACCATATCCACTACGAAATTGGGGATCTATACGCCAAAGGTGCCTTGGTGCTCTATACGCTCCGCCATACGCTCCGGAATGATTCGCTTTGGGCGGCTATGTTGAAAGACATTCAGGAGCGGTTTCGGCTTCAGACGGTTTCCACAAAGGACCTTATTGATTACCTGAACGAAAGAACCTGCGCCGACTACACCCCGTTTTTTGACCAGTACCTGAACCACACGGCCCCGCCCACCCTGCAGGTCAAACTGGTGGAAAAACCGCAGGCGCTGGTAGTGAATTACCGCTGGCAGACCGACGTGCCGAATTTCCGGATGCCAATTCTGGTCACCCAGAAGCCGGATCAGTTCGAATTCATCACGCCCACGAACGACTGGCAGACCATGACGCTGCCCAACATGACCGCCGACGATTTTGAAGCAGACGAAATCCGGTTTTACGTAAACATTGAAGAAATTGAGCCGGAGTTTCTAAAACAATAA
- a CDS encoding helix-turn-helix domain-containing protein: protein MTIPPLNLILLLGTAQGFILAILLWFNRKGNRLSNRLLAALVGLLALASLAVGIPVANWQISLFIDLVPLIITMPFGPLIYFYTRSLLDLEFRLGKRERRHFWPVVIDLGAKLIAWVFVIGVLIGKFDPRDNQKVSYLIDEYNVYSDIPRWISVTVYLLLTYRWLTRFQNANPYLNEPQRVNLRWLRMFLKVFLGFQVIWFIHLVPYIIPATRNGLLDALGWYPIYIPIVVMIYWLGLWGYLHSRTPVLPEPVRKASATVLADELVRETSGGLIRAMETDRLYLDPELSVEKVGRHLQVSPKTISAVLNQHLGKSFNTFVNEYRLEEVKRRLNDPGNANLTLTGIAFECGFNSQATFQRTFKQMTGVSPKEYLNRETA from the coding sequence ATGACGATTCCACCCCTGAATTTAATTCTCCTGCTCGGGACGGCGCAGGGCTTCATCCTGGCGATTTTGCTGTGGTTCAACCGAAAGGGCAACCGGCTCTCGAACCGGCTGCTGGCTGCGCTGGTCGGTTTGCTGGCGCTGGCGAGCCTGGCCGTCGGTATTCCGGTTGCGAACTGGCAAATCAGCCTGTTTATAGATCTGGTCCCGTTGATCATAACGATGCCTTTTGGGCCGCTAATCTATTTTTATACCCGATCGCTGCTTGATCTAGAGTTTCGGCTGGGCAAACGCGAACGGCGGCATTTCTGGCCGGTTGTCATTGACCTGGGGGCCAAACTGATTGCCTGGGTTTTTGTCATCGGAGTTTTGATCGGCAAATTTGATCCGCGCGACAATCAGAAGGTGAGCTATCTGATAGACGAATACAATGTTTACTCCGACATTCCCCGCTGGATTTCGGTAACGGTTTACCTGCTCCTGACCTACCGCTGGCTGACCCGGTTTCAGAACGCAAATCCGTATCTCAATGAACCTCAACGGGTAAACCTGCGCTGGTTACGGATGTTTCTCAAGGTGTTTCTGGGCTTTCAGGTTATCTGGTTTATTCATCTGGTTCCGTACATCATTCCGGCAACCCGCAATGGCCTGCTCGATGCGTTGGGCTGGTATCCAATCTACATTCCCATTGTGGTCATGATTTACTGGCTGGGCTTGTGGGGGTACCTGCATTCGCGGACGCCGGTGCTGCCCGAACCGGTGCGGAAAGCAAGCGCCACGGTCTTGGCCGACGAACTTGTTCGGGAAACGTCGGGCGGACTAATCCGGGCGATGGAAACCGACCGGCTGTACCTTGACCCGGAACTGAGCGTTGAGAAAGTGGGGCGGCATTTGCAGGTATCGCCCAAAACGATTTCCGCCGTGTTGAACCAGCACCTCGGCAAGAGTTTCAACACCTTTGTGAATGAATACCGGCTGGAGGAAGTTAAACGGCGGCTAAACGATCCGGGCAATGCCAACCTGACCTTAACCGGTATTGCGTTCGAGTGCGGCTTTAACTCCCAGGCCACCTTCCAGCGGACGTTCAAGCAGATGACCGGCGTTTCACCCAAAGAATACCTCAACCGCGAAACCGCTTAA
- a CDS encoding sialate O-acetylesterase yields MKTVSKLAFFSLMGCLLLAFQQGGPPRLKVFLLIGQSNMAGRGVPEIADQQTHPRIWMLTSDQTWTLARDPMHFDKPAVIGVGPGFSFAKRLADTYPKLNIGLVPCAVGGSGIDVWKPGAYYEPTNSHPYDDALRRAKKALENGELAGFLWHQGESDSKPELTAAYGQKLAELVQRFRTDLNAPDVPFVVGTLGDFIVSRNPDAGAINQTLQNATKRIPNSYCVLATGLTHKGDSTHFDTPSARSLGQRYADVFIQHKLLKTNP; encoded by the coding sequence ATGAAAACAGTCTCCAAGCTTGCTTTTTTCTCGTTGATGGGCTGCCTGCTGCTGGCGTTCCAACAGGGTGGGCCGCCCCGCCTGAAGGTGTTTCTGCTCATTGGACAGTCGAACATGGCGGGACGCGGAGTGCCCGAAATCGCCGATCAGCAGACCCATCCGCGCATCTGGATGCTGACCAGCGACCAAACCTGGACGCTGGCCCGCGACCCGATGCACTTCGACAAACCGGCCGTGATTGGCGTCGGGCCGGGTTTTTCGTTTGCCAAGCGCCTGGCCGACACGTATCCGAAGCTGAACATTGGACTGGTACCCTGCGCGGTGGGCGGCTCGGGCATTGATGTCTGGAAACCGGGTGCTTATTACGAACCGACCAACTCTCACCCGTACGACGACGCCCTTCGCCGGGCGAAAAAGGCGCTGGAAAACGGCGAGCTGGCCGGTTTTCTCTGGCATCAGGGTGAATCGGACTCCAAACCGGAGCTTACCGCGGCTTACGGGCAAAAACTGGCCGAACTGGTGCAACGGTTTCGGACTGACCTGAACGCGCCCGACGTGCCGTTTGTCGTCGGAACGCTGGGGGATTTCATCGTTAGCCGCAACCCCGACGCCGGAGCCATCAACCAAACCCTGCAAAATGCGACCAAACGCATTCCGAATTCGTATTGCGTTCTGGCAACCGGTCTGACGCACAAGGGCGATTCCACCCACTTCGACACGCCTTCCGCCCGGAGCCTGGGCCAGCGGTATGCCGACGTGTTTATTCAGCACAAACTTCTTAAAACCAACCCCTGA
- a CDS encoding alpha/beta hydrolase family esterase — translation MNCIRLTLLFLSIISGSAYSQTVTDSVLIEGHYRTFHFLKPAKPGASLVFVLHGSGGNGLGNRKGASKLEAIAPDENILLVYPDGYKRYWNECRKTAQSAANLENINDNAFFDAMIAYFRKNHRIDPKRVFAVGTSGGGHMAYKLALTMPEKFRAVTALIANLPDTNNLDCPEKRVAVPILIVNGTADQTNPYEGGEVRSNGISLGLVRSTDRTFRYWSELAGYRQQPTQTLLPDNDPNDGKTIERYTHQAKGKPEVTLLKVIGGKHDYPNDIDVYLEAWAFFKRQMK, via the coding sequence ATGAATTGCATTCGGTTAACCCTACTTTTTTTATCCATAATCAGCGGTTCAGCTTACAGTCAGACCGTTACAGACTCCGTTTTAATTGAAGGTCATTACCGTACCTTTCATTTCTTAAAACCGGCCAAACCCGGGGCGTCGCTGGTTTTTGTCCTGCACGGTTCGGGCGGTAACGGCTTGGGCAACCGCAAGGGGGCCAGCAAACTCGAAGCCATCGCGCCGGATGAAAACATCCTGCTCGTTTATCCCGACGGTTACAAACGCTACTGGAACGAATGCCGCAAAACCGCCCAGTCGGCGGCCAATCTGGAGAACATCAACGACAACGCGTTTTTTGACGCCATGATCGCTTATTTTCGCAAAAACCACCGGATTGATCCGAAGCGGGTTTTTGCCGTCGGCACTTCCGGAGGTGGCCACATGGCCTACAAGCTGGCCCTGACGATGCCCGAAAAATTCCGGGCGGTTACGGCCCTGATTGCCAACCTCCCCGACACGAATAACCTGGATTGCCCCGAAAAACGCGTGGCCGTTCCGATCCTGATCGTCAACGGAACGGCGGATCAAACCAATCCGTACGAAGGCGGGGAAGTCCGCAGCAACGGCATCAGCCTGGGCCTGGTGCGGTCAACGGATCGGACGTTCCGTTACTGGTCCGAACTGGCGGGGTATCGCCAGCAACCCACCCAAACGCTGCTGCCCGACAATGATCCCAACGACGGCAAAACCATTGAACGGTATACCCATCAGGCGAAGGGCAAACCCGAAGTTACGCTGCTGAAAGTCATCGGCGGCAAGCACGATTACCCCAACGACATCGACGTGTACCTGGAAGCCTGGGCGTTTTTCAAACGGCAGATGAAGTAA
- a CDS encoding bile acid:sodium symporter family protein, with translation MKNQPASSFSFSSISALAARAGLDWFLLALLGMIGLAYLWPTPGIQEGPFSLSNLANIGVSVIFFFYGLRLSGDKLRAGLSNWKLHFTIHLTTFVIFPLVVLAGLHLFGTDENRLLWLGAFYVAALPSTVSSSVVMVSLAGGNIPAAIFNASISSLIGVFITPLWMGLFLSTDSADYDLGSVIGKLALQVIVPVVLGIVLNRWLGAWAEQYKKALSNFDKIVILVIVYTSFCESFERRMFQSLTASDLVVVGACMLGLFFLIYGLVNLASRLLGFNRADRITALFCGSKKSLVQGSVMVTVLFPDNVVGIVLLPIMMYHALQLIAASVLAQSMARRLA, from the coding sequence GTGAAAAATCAACCCGCTTCCTCTTTTTCGTTTTCCTCCATCAGTGCCCTGGCCGCCAGAGCCGGATTAGACTGGTTTTTGCTGGCGCTGCTCGGCATGATCGGGCTGGCGTACCTCTGGCCGACACCCGGTATTCAGGAAGGGCCGTTTTCGTTGTCGAATCTGGCCAACATCGGCGTCTCGGTCATCTTTTTTTTCTACGGCCTGCGGCTCAGTGGCGATAAACTGCGGGCGGGGCTGAGCAACTGGAAACTGCACTTCACAATCCACCTCACGACGTTTGTTATCTTTCCGCTGGTTGTTCTGGCCGGGCTACACCTGTTCGGCACCGACGAAAACCGGCTGCTGTGGCTGGGGGCTTTTTACGTGGCGGCCCTGCCCTCAACGGTTTCGTCGTCCGTAGTCATGGTGTCTCTGGCGGGCGGCAATATTCCGGCGGCCATTTTCAACGCCAGCATCTCCAGCCTGATCGGCGTCTTTATAACGCCCCTGTGGATGGGGCTGTTTCTGTCGACCGATTCGGCAGATTACGACCTGGGCAGTGTCATCGGCAAACTGGCCCTGCAGGTCATTGTGCCGGTGGTGCTGGGAATTGTGCTCAACCGCTGGCTGGGTGCCTGGGCCGAACAATACAAAAAGGCGCTGAGTAACTTCGACAAAATTGTCATTCTGGTGATCGTCTATACTTCGTTTTGCGAGTCTTTCGAGCGCCGGATGTTTCAGAGCCTGACGGCTTCGGATCTGGTGGTAGTGGGTGCCTGCATGCTGGGCCTGTTTTTCTTGATCTACGGCCTGGTCAATCTGGCGAGTCGGCTGCTGGGCTTCAACCGCGCGGACCGGATTACGGCCTTATTCTGCGGCTCGAAAAAATCACTGGTGCAGGGCAGCGTCATGGTGACGGTTCTGTTTCCGGACAATGTTGTTGGTATCGTCCTGCTGCCCATCATGATGTACCACGCCTTGCAGTTAATTGCCGCCAGTGTGTTGGCGCAGAGCATGGCCCGGCGGCTGGCCTAG
- a CDS encoding arylsulfatase codes for MKKKRFPSSFVGVLLLAATAFLMAFSTSRLYFPTADSGLSSPKAGKRPNIVLIMADDMGYSDLGCYGSEIPTPNLDQLAGNGVRFTQFYNTARCCPTRAALMTGLFQHQAGIGHMTKEPANTVNYDYGVYGYRGELNRNCVTLAEVLKSAGYHTYMAGKWHLGSSNPDLYPRQRGFDRFYGLLSGASSYLNPTQPRGIWNENERVEKVNQPFYTTDAFTDKAISFLSDQKDDQPFFLYLAFTAPHWPLHALQNDIDKFRGHYRQGWDALRQQRFRKQVKMGLASEKWGLSARPETYPAWTAQDSAKQGEMDYRMAVYAAQISRIDQNVGKVVSYLKKAGQLDNTLLVFLSDNGACQEGGILGGGKVTDINDASKWGAISYGAVWANASNTPFKGFKHVSYEGGISTPLIVHYPAGFKQKGTISTTPGYLIDIMPTFMEVSGATYPTEANGQAIQPIEGKSLMPVLTKGARQLHEYMYWEHENHRAIRFGKWKAVSAIGAPWELYDLEADRSEQHNRADEQPDLIKKLDQQWTTWANTHHVFPKGTMKADFRKEWNFFKTAE; via the coding sequence ATGAAAAAGAAGCGCTTCCCATCCTCTTTCGTCGGCGTTCTGCTGCTGGCGGCAACGGCTTTTCTGATGGCTTTCAGCACAAGCCGATTGTATTTTCCGACGGCTGACAGCGGTTTGTCGTCTCCGAAAGCCGGCAAACGGCCCAACATTGTCCTGATCATGGCCGACGACATGGGTTACTCGGATCTGGGCTGCTACGGTTCGGAGATTCCAACCCCGAACCTGGATCAATTGGCGGGCAACGGTGTCCGGTTCACCCAGTTTTACAACACCGCCCGCTGCTGCCCCACCCGGGCGGCCCTGATGACCGGTTTGTTTCAGCACCAGGCGGGTATCGGCCACATGACCAAAGAACCCGCCAACACCGTCAATTACGACTACGGCGTGTACGGCTACCGGGGCGAACTCAACCGCAACTGCGTCACGCTGGCGGAAGTACTGAAGTCGGCGGGCTACCATACGTACATGGCCGGTAAGTGGCACCTGGGTTCCAGCAATCCGGATTTGTACCCCCGCCAACGCGGATTCGACCGGTTTTACGGTTTGTTGTCGGGCGCCAGCAGCTACCTGAACCCCACGCAACCGCGCGGCATCTGGAACGAAAACGAACGGGTTGAAAAAGTAAACCAGCCGTTTTACACCACCGACGCCTTCACCGATAAAGCCATCTCGTTTCTGAGCGATCAGAAAGACGACCAGCCGTTTTTCCTGTACCTGGCCTTCACGGCTCCGCACTGGCCGCTGCACGCCCTGCAAAACGACATTGACAAATTCCGGGGGCACTACCGGCAGGGCTGGGATGCGCTCCGGCAGCAACGGTTTCGGAAACAGGTAAAAATGGGCCTGGCGTCCGAGAAGTGGGGTCTTTCAGCGCGCCCGGAAACGTACCCGGCCTGGACGGCGCAGGACTCAGCCAAGCAGGGAGAAATGGATTACCGCATGGCGGTGTATGCCGCCCAGATTTCCCGCATTGACCAGAACGTCGGCAAGGTGGTTAGTTACCTTAAAAAGGCCGGACAGCTGGACAATACGCTGCTGGTGTTTCTTTCCGACAACGGCGCCTGTCAGGAAGGCGGTATCCTGGGTGGCGGCAAGGTGACGGATATCAACGACGCGTCGAAGTGGGGCGCTATTTCGTACGGGGCGGTGTGGGCCAACGCGTCGAACACGCCGTTCAAGGGTTTCAAGCACGTTTCCTACGAAGGCGGTATTTCCACCCCGCTGATTGTGCATTACCCGGCAGGATTTAAACAGAAAGGCACAATTTCGACCACGCCGGGGTACCTGATCGACATCATGCCCACGTTTATGGAAGTCAGCGGAGCTACTTACCCGACGGAAGCCAACGGGCAGGCGATTCAGCCGATTGAGGGCAAAAGCCTGATGCCGGTGCTGACGAAGGGCGCGCGGCAGTTGCACGAGTACATGTACTGGGAGCACGAAAATCACCGCGCCATCCGGTTCGGCAAGTGGAAAGCCGTGAGTGCCATCGGTGCGCCGTGGGAATTGTACGACCTGGAAGCCGACCGCAGCGAGCAGCACAACCGGGCCGATGAGCAGCCCGACCTGATTAAAAAGCTCGACCAGCAGTGGACGACCTGGGCCAACACCCACCACGTTTTTCCGAAAGGAACCATGAAGGCCGACTTCCGCAAGGAGTGGAATTTCTTTAAAACGGCGGAGTGA